The following proteins are co-located in the Sphaeramia orbicularis chromosome 24, fSphaOr1.1, whole genome shotgun sequence genome:
- the pigh gene encoding phosphatidylinositol N-acetylglucosaminyltransferase subunit H: MEDEAFTDINGKAISLDCQDHSSFCREFTVSSPKVSIGKVMGYTCSVWLIAYSVFFFTQNTAVLSSAIVVTLVGMMLHIHFVKVDHESLLVIGSLGIQVSYSYASGRETTTFIEMSKIKDIVINEAIYMHQIIYYLCVLLKDPSNSDGVSSVVPLFQSSKPRLNCLVKVYKSCQEILSKC, encoded by the exons ATGGAAGATGAAGCTTTCACTGACATCAATGGCAAAGCTATATCTCTGGACTGTCAGGATCACTCCAGTTTTTGCAGGGAGTTCACTGTTAGCTCCCCTAAGGTGTCCATCGGTAAAGTGATGGGGTACACCTGCTCTGTGTGGCTTATTGCCTACTCTGTGTTTTTCTTCACGCAG AACACAGCTGTTCTGTCCAGTGCTATTGTCGTCACCCTGGTGGGAATGATGCTTCACATTCACTTTGTGAAGGTAGACCATGAGTCCCTGCTTGTCATTGGCTCCTTAGGGATTCAGGTGTCCTACAGCTATGCCTCAGGCCGCGAGACCACCACCTTTATTGAGATGAGCAAGATCAAGGACATTGTCATAAATGAGGCCATTTACATG catCAAATCATCTATTATCTTTGTGTCCTGTTGAAAGACCCATCCAACTCTGATGGAGTATCAAGTGTGGTTCCGCTGTTTCAG agttcTAAGCCAAGGCTCAACTGTTTGGTGAAGGTGTACAAAAGCTGCCAGGAGATTCTTTCAAAGTGCTGA
- the zfyve1 gene encoding zinc finger FYVE domain-containing protein 1 — protein sequence MSGQGPAVDKGMNTVLVCQESYACGGADEAAFECDECGSLQCVRCELELHRQERMRNHDRVRIAPGHVPFCDSCKGDSSCSVNGGRLRAVVRCQGCKINLCLDCQKRTHGGVNKRKHPLTPYPPAKAPQENSVSAGESEMDILKAALEKVCSFLVVDEKEEMQVKDEDDFVNRLGCRPDELLKVVSIFGNTGEGKSHTLNHTFFLGREVFKTSPTQESCTVGVWAAMDPVHRVVIIDTEGLLGAGANQGQRTRLLLKVLAISDIIIYRTHADRLHDDLFKFLGDASDAYLKHFTKELKATTTRCGLDVPLSTLGPAVIIFHETVHTKLLGSDKPSESVDRLLQERFRKLGLFPEAFSSIQYRGTRTYNPPTDFSGLLRSLEQQLDNNTTRSPRSASVIYKALQALSERFHGDIPDEHMTSNSFFPDEYFTCSSICLSCGSGCKRSMNHLKEGLDHEAKHRCRYSAQSDNRIYTCKACYERGKEVIVVPKTTASSDSPWFGLAIYAWSGYVIECPNCAVIYRSRQYWYGNQDPVETVVRTEIQHIWPGSDGFLKDNNNAAQRLLDGVKYISQSVSELSVKPAKAVTSWLTDQIAPAYWTPNSLIMKCHKCAEEFQPNDTKHHCRACGEGFCDACSSKTRPVPERGWGLAPVRVCDACFHNRGIPTELLDAALEEEGGTLIARKVGEAVQNTLGAVVGAIDIPLGLVKEAARPTYWVPDQDIHSCCECQKEFSPRLSIHHCRACGQGVCDDCSQERRAVPSRGWDHPVRVCNGCNQKPGDL from the exons ATGAGTGGTCAAGGTCCAGCTGTAGATAAAGGAATGAACACAGTCCTAGTGTGCCAGGAGAGCTACGCCTGTGGGGGCGCAGATGAAGCCGCGTTTGAGTGCGATGAATGCGGCAGTTTACAGTGTGTCCGCTGTGAACTGGAGCTCCATCGTCAGGAGCGAATGAGGAACCATGACAGGGTTCGGATTGCGCCAGGCCACGTTCCTTTCTGCGACTCGTGTAAAGGTGACAGCAGCTGCTCTGTCAACGGAGGGCGACTAAGGGCGGTGGTACGTTGCCAGGGTTGTAAGATCAACTTGTGTTTGGACTGCCAGAAACGCACCCACGGGGGGGTCAACAAGAGAAAGCACCCTCTGACACCTTACCCTCCTGCTAAAGCTCCTCAAGAGAACAGTGTGAGTGCAGGGGAGTCAGAGATGGACATCCTGAAAGCTGCTTTGGAGAAAGTGTGCAGCTTCCTTGTAGTAGATGAGAAAGAGGAGATGCAA GTCAAAGATGAGGACGACTTTGTCAACAGACTGGGCTGCAGACCAGATGAGCTCCTCAAAGTGGTCTCCATCTTTGGGAACACCGGGGAGGGCAAGTCACATACCCTTAACCACACTTTTTTCCTCGGACGAGAGGTTTTCAAGACCTCCCCCACTCAAGAGTCATGTACTGTGGGTGTCTGGGCAGCTATGGACCCTGTTCACCGGGTGGTTATCATTGACACAGAAGGCCTGCTTGGAGCTG GTGCTAACCAGGGTCAGAGAACCCGTCTGCTCCTCAAGGTCCTGGCTATCTCTGACATCATCATCTATCGAACCCATGCCGACCGACTGCATGATGATCTATTTAAGTTCCTCGGAGATGCTTCAGACGCCTACCTGAAGCACTTCACCAAGGAACTGAAGGCGACTACAACCCGCTGTGGTCTTGATGTACCACTGTCCACTTTAGGCCCTGCAGTGATTATCTTTCATGAGACTGTCCACACCAAGCTGCTAGGATCAG ACAAGCCATCTGAGTCGGTCGATCGTCTGCTTCAGGAGCGTTTTAGAAAGCTGGGTCTATTTCCAGAGGCCTTCAGCTCCATCCAGTATCGGGGAACTCGGACCTACAACCCTCCCACAGACTTTAGTGGTTTGCTGCGCAGCCTGGAGCAACAGCTGGATAACAACACCACCCGTTCCCCCCGTTCTGCCAGTGTCATCTACAAGGCTCTGCAG GCCCTGAGTGAGCGCTTCCATGGCGACATTCCTGATGAGCACATGACTAGCAACTCCTTCTTTCCAGATGAGTATTTCACCTGCTCCAGCATCTGTCTCAGCTGTGG TTCAGGCTGCAAGAGGAGCATGAATCATCTGAAGGAAGGACTCGACCATGAAGCCAAACATCGCTGCCGCTACTCTGCACAGTCCGACAACCGCATTTACACATGCAAG GCGTGCTACGAGAGAGGGAAAGAGGTTATAGTGGTTCCCAAAACGACAGCCTCGTCTGACTCACCGTGGTTTGGTCTGGCCATCTACGCTTGGTCTGG GTATGTAATCGAGTGTCCCAACTGTGCAGTGATCTACAGAAGCAGGCAGTACTGGTACGGAAACCAGGACCCAGTGGAAACAGTGGTCAGAACAGAGATCCAGCACATCTGGCCTGGG TCCGATGGCTTTttgaaagacaacaacaatgcTGCCCAGAGGTTACTGGATGGAGTCAAATACATTTCTCAGTCAGTGTCTGAACTGAGTGTCAAACCTGCCAAAGCGGTCACCTCCTGGCTTACTGACCAGATTGCTCCTGCTTACTGGACGCCCAACTCACTTATAATG AAATGTCATAAATGCGCAGAAGAGTTTCAGCCCAACGACACAAAGCACCACTGCCGAGCCTGCGGAGAGGGCTTCTGTGACGCCTGTTCGTCAAAAACACGGCCGGTTCCGGAGCGGGGTTGGGGCCTCGCTCCCGTTCGAGTCTGCGACGCATGCTTCCATAACAGGGGAATCCCAACTG AGTTGTTAGATGCTGCTTTGGAGGAGGAGGGTGGCACATTAATCGCCAGGAAGGTCGGTGAAGCTGTTCAGAACACTTTAGGAGCTGTGGTTGGTGCCATCGATATACCTCTGG GTCTGGTGAAGGAAGCGGCTCGGCCCACGTACTGGGTCCCAGATCAGGACATCCACTCCTGCTGCGAGTGCCAGAAGGAGTTCTCCCCTCGTCTCTCCATCCACCACTGTCGCGCCTGCGGTCAGGGCGTGTGCGACGACTGCTCGCAGGAGCGCCGTGCCGTGCCCTCCCGCGGCTGGGACCACCCGGTCAGGGTCTGCAACGGCTGCAATCAGAAACCCGGGGACCTCTAG